One segment of Herbaspirillum hiltneri N3 DNA contains the following:
- a CDS encoding HD domain-containing protein, translated as MELARLEKQLGFLREIDRLKTVVRQSPLLDRSRRENSAEHSWHLAMYALLLSEYANGTVDSNRVIRMLLLHDIVEIDVGDFPIHGGSSAAVQAEQEVKAAERLFGMLPENQGDQFLALWQEFERAETEDAKFAKALDRFQPLLINIFTGGGTWTENGVSLEQVLSRYGPVIQKGAPQLWTACEQWVARHFAR; from the coding sequence ATGGAATTGGCAAGACTGGAAAAGCAGCTGGGCTTTCTGAGAGAAATCGACCGGCTGAAAACGGTGGTGCGGCAATCGCCATTGCTCGACCGAAGCCGCAGGGAAAATTCCGCCGAGCATTCCTGGCATCTGGCCATGTACGCCTTGCTGCTGAGCGAGTACGCCAACGGCACCGTGGACTCAAATCGCGTCATCCGCATGCTTTTGCTGCACGATATCGTCGAGATCGACGTCGGCGATTTCCCTATTCACGGCGGGTCTTCAGCGGCGGTGCAGGCGGAGCAGGAGGTCAAGGCGGCGGAGCGCTTGTTTGGCATGTTGCCCGAAAACCAGGGCGATCAGTTTCTGGCACTGTGGCAGGAATTCGAACGGGCGGAAACCGAGGACGCAAAATTCGCCAAGGCGCTGGACCGCTTCCAGCCGCTGCTGATCAACATATTTACCGGCGGCGGAACCTGGACGGAGAACGGGGTTTCGCTGGAGCAGGTGCTGTCGCGCTACGGTCCGGTGATTCAGAAAGGCGCGCCGCAACTGTGGACGGCGTGTGAGCAGTGGGTAGCAAGGCATTTCGCGCGATAA
- a CDS encoding AraC family transcriptional regulator translates to MLNEPLYAPYKIAALVEVLAEQGISAEDCLEGSGVRPDQIYDASILTSVRQYATVCKNAIALSTDPATPFKVGGRLHLSAYGMYGYALMSCLSLRDYFKLGVKYHSLATPTLKIDWTEYPDRAVWSFPDAFISSPSRELREFIVEQQFTQHVTHLQDVAGHSCPPLKACFSYPAPAHAAIYSDYIGCPCYFDQEACELVYDSAILGQQPQLAHKLTAKLLQNMCDRLIGQSKVSVGVAGEVYQVLMSKPGVFPDMEGVADALKMTSRTLRRRLEAEGTSFVAITDDVRCSLALEYLRTTQMSTDDIAMLLGFSDGANFRRALKRWTGKAPSELRK, encoded by the coding sequence ATGCTCAATGAGCCTCTTTATGCGCCTTACAAGATCGCGGCGCTGGTCGAAGTGCTGGCGGAACAGGGCATCTCTGCGGAGGACTGCCTGGAGGGAAGCGGCGTCAGGCCGGACCAGATTTACGATGCGTCGATACTGACCTCGGTGCGCCAGTACGCCACGGTCTGCAAGAACGCCATCGCGCTGTCGACCGATCCTGCCACGCCGTTCAAGGTCGGCGGGCGCCTGCATCTGTCGGCTTACGGCATGTACGGTTACGCGCTGATGTCCTGCCTGTCGCTACGCGACTATTTCAAGCTGGGCGTGAAATACCATAGCCTCGCGACACCGACGCTGAAAATCGACTGGACCGAGTATCCCGATCGCGCGGTCTGGTCATTTCCGGACGCGTTCATTTCCAGCCCGTCGCGCGAGTTGCGCGAATTCATCGTCGAGCAGCAGTTCACCCAGCACGTGACGCACCTGCAAGACGTCGCCGGTCACAGCTGCCCGCCGCTCAAGGCCTGCTTCTCCTATCCGGCGCCGGCGCATGCGGCGATCTACAGCGACTACATCGGCTGCCCCTGCTATTTCGACCAGGAAGCGTGCGAGCTGGTCTACGACAGCGCCATCCTGGGACAGCAGCCGCAACTGGCGCACAAGCTGACGGCGAAGCTGCTGCAGAACATGTGCGACCGCCTGATCGGACAATCCAAAGTGTCGGTCGGCGTAGCCGGCGAGGTGTATCAGGTGCTGATGAGCAAGCCCGGCGTGTTCCCCGACATGGAAGGCGTGGCTGACGCGCTGAAGATGACCAGCCGCACACTGCGCCGGCGCCTGGAGGCGGAAGGAACCTCATTCGTCGCCATCACCGACGACGTGCGCTGCTCACTGGCGCTGGAATACCTGCGCACCACGCAGATGAGCACGGACGACATTGCGATGCTGTTGGGATTCAGCGATGGTGCCAATTTCAGGAGGGCGTTGAAGCGATGGACTGGGAAGGCGCCGAGCGAGTTGCGGAAGTAG
- a CDS encoding BKACE family enzyme: protein MSKTSKKVIISCAVTGATHVPSMSAYLPITPAQIRDQAIEAAEAGAAIIHLHARDPVDGRPTPDPAVFRQFVPDIAKATDAVINITTGGSTRMTLAERLAYPRLLQPEMCSLNMGSMNFSIHPVAAKITDWRYGWEKDYVEGMEDTIFKNTFSDIKQIMLELGAQGTRFEFECYDVSHLYNLAHFVEQGLVKAPFFIQAAFGILGGIGADPENMSVMRATADRLFGRENYHFSVLGAGRHQLSLVTMAAILGGNVRVGLEDSVYIAKGVKAESNAQQVRKIRHILEELSFDIATPAEAREMLGLKGGDKISP, encoded by the coding sequence ATGAGTAAAACCAGCAAGAAGGTCATCATCTCGTGCGCCGTCACCGGCGCTACCCATGTTCCCTCCATGTCGGCATACCTGCCGATCACGCCGGCGCAGATCCGCGACCAGGCGATCGAGGCGGCCGAGGCCGGCGCAGCGATCATCCATTTGCATGCGCGCGATCCCGTGGACGGCCGTCCGACGCCGGACCCGGCCGTGTTTCGCCAGTTCGTTCCCGATATCGCCAAGGCCACCGACGCGGTCATCAACATCACCACCGGCGGCAGCACCCGCATGACGCTGGCCGAACGCCTCGCCTATCCGCGCCTGCTGCAGCCGGAGATGTGCTCGCTCAACATGGGATCGATGAATTTTTCCATCCACCCGGTCGCGGCGAAGATCACGGACTGGCGGTATGGCTGGGAGAAGGATTACGTCGAAGGCATGGAAGACACGATCTTCAAGAACACCTTCAGCGACATCAAGCAGATCATGCTCGAGCTGGGTGCGCAGGGCACGCGCTTCGAGTTCGAGTGCTACGACGTCAGCCACTTGTACAACCTGGCGCACTTTGTCGAGCAGGGACTGGTGAAGGCGCCGTTCTTCATCCAGGCGGCGTTCGGCATCCTCGGCGGCATCGGTGCCGATCCGGAAAACATGAGCGTCATGCGCGCCACCGCAGACCGGCTGTTCGGACGCGAGAACTATCACTTCTCGGTACTCGGGGCAGGACGGCATCAGCTGTCTCTGGTGACCATGGCAGCGATCCTGGGCGGCAATGTGCGCGTCGGCCTGGAAGACAGCGTCTACATCGCCAAGGGCGTGAAGGCGGAGAGCAACGCGCAGCAGGTGCGCAAGATTCGCCACATCCTCGAAGAACTCTCGTTCGACATTGCGACGCCGGCGGAAGCGCGCGAAATGCTGGGCCTCAAGGGCGGCGACAAGATTTCCCCCTGA
- a CDS encoding MFS transporter, which produces MTNNTVPGDAGLHRLATHKAFLKLIPLMCAIYFMSFLDRTNVALAKIHLAADVGISAAAYGLGSGIFFIGYALLEVPSNLAAHRFGPRRWISRIAVTWGILSTAMMFVSGEWSFYILRVLLGIAEAGLFPALMYMVTLWFAGKDRAVAIGWIYTAPALALMLGNPIGGALMQLDGMGGLHGWQWMFMIEGLPSVLLGILLYFKLPDRPGDARWLTPAEAKSLEQHAVIDAPQHANTSSGDWMAALKRPTTILIGLIYFLNQVAFVGLYFFTPAMVSQMHISSPLIVGLLSASVGMGFLIGVLVLPRIHRRVSSDAVYLGVLTMGLVLCAIAFIATASFGGKIALFVVTAFFAGGVLPSYWSIAMKRMQGVQAAAGLAFINTIGLLGGFVGPYLFGMAETATGRSNAGFNVILGAAILGLLLVPLLARSIRNESVR; this is translated from the coding sequence ATGACCAACAACACCGTACCAGGCGACGCCGGTTTGCACCGGCTTGCCACGCACAAGGCTTTTCTGAAGCTGATTCCCTTGATGTGCGCGATCTACTTCATGTCCTTTCTCGACCGCACCAACGTCGCGCTGGCGAAGATCCATCTCGCCGCCGACGTCGGCATCAGCGCTGCGGCGTATGGACTCGGTTCGGGCATCTTCTTCATCGGCTACGCGCTGCTGGAAGTACCCAGCAACCTGGCCGCGCATCGCTTCGGCCCGCGCCGATGGATTTCCCGCATCGCGGTGACGTGGGGCATCCTGTCCACCGCAATGATGTTCGTCTCGGGCGAGTGGTCGTTTTATATCCTGCGCGTCCTGCTGGGCATCGCCGAAGCAGGCCTGTTCCCGGCGCTGATGTACATGGTGACGCTGTGGTTCGCCGGCAAGGACAGGGCCGTCGCCATCGGCTGGATTTACACCGCACCGGCGCTGGCGCTGATGCTGGGCAATCCCATCGGCGGCGCGCTCATGCAGCTCGACGGCATGGGCGGACTGCACGGTTGGCAATGGATGTTCATGATTGAAGGACTGCCCAGCGTTTTGCTCGGGATCCTGCTGTACTTCAAGCTTCCCGACCGGCCCGGCGACGCCAGGTGGCTGACGCCGGCCGAAGCGAAATCGCTGGAGCAGCACGCCGTCATCGATGCGCCGCAGCACGCGAACACATCTTCCGGCGACTGGATGGCGGCCTTGAAACGTCCCACCACGATTCTGATCGGCCTGATCTATTTCCTCAACCAGGTTGCCTTTGTCGGACTGTACTTCTTCACCCCGGCCATGGTCAGCCAGATGCACATCAGCTCGCCGCTGATCGTGGGCCTGCTCTCGGCCAGCGTCGGCATGGGCTTCCTGATCGGGGTGCTGGTGTTGCCGCGCATTCATCGCCGCGTCAGCAGCGACGCCGTCTATCTGGGTGTGCTGACCATGGGGCTGGTGCTGTGCGCGATTGCCTTCATCGCCACTGCCAGCTTCGGCGGCAAGATCGCGCTGTTCGTCGTGACGGCGTTCTTCGCCGGCGGCGTGCTGCCGTCCTACTGGTCGATTGCCATGAAACGCATGCAAGGCGTGCAGGCCGCAGCCGGACTGGCCTTCATCAACACCATCGGTTTGCTGGGCGGCTTCGTCGGTCCTTACCTGTTCGGCATGGCGGAGACGGCCACCGGGCGCAGCAACGCCGGCTTCAACGTCATCCTCGGGGCGGCGATTCTCGGTCTCTTGCTGGTGCCGCTGCTGGCGCGATCCATCAGGAATGAATCGGTGCGCTAA